ACTTCACCGAGGGCATGGCCTTCGACAAGGGCTACCTGTCTCCGTACATGGTGTCCGACCAGGAGCGTATGGAGGCCGTCCTCGACGACCCGTACATCCTGATCAACCAGGGCAAGATCTCCTCGATCCAGGACCTGCTGCCGCTCCTTGAGAAGGTCATCCAGTCGGGTGCCTCCAAGCCGCTGCTGATCATCGCCGAGGACGTCGACGGCGAGGCCCTGTCGACCCTGGTCGTCAACAAGATCCGCGGCACCTTCAACGCGGTCGCCGTCAAGGCCCCCGGCTTCGGTGACCGCCGCAAGGCGATGCTCCAGGACCTGGCGGTCCTCACCGGCGCCACGGTCATCTCCGAGGAGGTCGGCCTCAAGCTCGACCAGGTCGGCCTGGACGTGCTCGGCTCCGCCCGCCGCGTCACCGTCACCAAGGACGACACCACGGTCGTCGACGGTGCCGGCGACTCGTCCGAGGTCACGGGCCGCGTCGCCCAGATCAAGGCCGAGATCGAGAACACGGACTCCGACTGGGACCGCGAGAAGCTCCAGGAGCGCCTCGCGAAGCTGGCCGGCGGCGTGTGCGTGATCAAGGTCGGCGCCGCCACCGAGGTGGAGCTGAAGGAGAAGAAGCACCGTCTGGAGGACGCCATCTCCGCGACCCGCGCCGCGGTCGAGGAGGGCATCGTCTCCGGTGGTGGCTCCGCTTTGGTGCACGCCGCCAAGGTCCTCGAAGGCGGTCTGGGCAAGACCGGCGACGAGGCCACCGGTGTCGCCGTCGTCCGCAAGGCCGTCGTCGAGCCGCTGCGCTGGATCGCCGAGAACGCCGGCCTGGAGGGTTACGTCATCACCTCCAAGGTCGCCGAGCTCGACAAGGGCCAGGGCTTCAACGCCGCGACCGGCGAGTACGGCGACCTGGTCAAGGCCGGCGTCATCGACCCGGTCAAGGTCACCCGCTCCGCCCTGGAGAACGCCGCCTCCATCGCCTCCCTCCTCCTCACGACCGAGACCCTGGTCGTCGAGAAGAAGGAAGAGGAGGAGCCGGCCGCCGGTGGTCACGGCCACGGCCACTCCCACTGAGCCCAGCGCTCGAAAAGGAGCCCCCGCCCCCTCGTGAGGGAGCGGGGGCTTTCCCCTTCGCGGGTCACGGGAGTCGTGCCGTCATCCTCCGAGCACTCCCAGCTGTTCCATCAGCCCCGCCCGGTCGTACTGCCACCATCCCTCGCAGATCCTCCCGTCCCGGAACCGGTGCCAGGTGGTCCCGGTCATGGTCACGTTCTGCCTGGTCCCGGCGATGCCCGCGAACTCACCGGTGTGCTTCCCGGCCCAGGTCCAGCGAGTGCACACCCGGTCGTCCTGCGCGATCTGGTCGTCCACCCGGAAGGTGAACTCGAAGGCCCGCCGCCACCCTTCGTACACCTCGCGGGAAGCCGCCAGCCCCTGGTCCCCGGGATTCGCGGGATCGTGTTCGAGGTAGTCCTCGTCGTACCGTTCGAACAACTCCGCGGTGTCACCGCGCCCGGCCCGTTCGAAGAACTCCCGTGCGACGACCGTGTTGAGCTGCTCGTCGCGCACCACGTCGAGATCCGTGAACGTGGGCACCGCGTCGCACAGCGCGACCATGTCCTGGAAGATCTTCTCCGTCTCCGGCAGCCCGGAGTTGCGCATCGCGTCCTCGTACGACGGGAACTCCACGATCTCGACGAAGTGCGACGCGTCGGCCCGGTCCTTCCCGACCATCGCGTGCGTCGCGGTGCGCTTCCCCTTGGTCCGCTCGACCCAGGTGTCCATCAGCCGGTCCATCTCGTCGAAACGGCTGGTCCTGCACTCGATGAGCTGTACGAACGTCATGACACCGTCACCTCCGGCCCCCCTGGGTCCGGTAGTACGCCCCCATTGTCCGCCCTGGGGCGTCAGCGCGCGCGAGTCGGACCTACTGCGGCCCGTACTTCCGCCCCGTCCTCGACGTGACCCCGCCCAGCAACCCCCGGGGCGCCAGCTTCACGACCCCCATGAGCGCCTTGTAACGGGGGTCCGGGATCGACAGGGACTTGCCGCGGGCCAGGTCGGCGAGGGCGGCGGCGACCAGCTTGTCCGCGTCGAGCCACATCCAGCCGGGGATGTTGTCCGTGCCCATCCCGGCCCGCTGGTGGAACTCGGTCCGCACGAACCCCGGGCACAGGGCCATCAGCCGGACCCCGCTGCCCGCCAGGTCCTTCGCCGCGCCCTGCGTGAACTGCACGACCCACGCCTTCGAGGCGCCGTACGTCCCGCGGGGCACGAAGGCCGCCACCGAGGCGACGTTCACGACACCGCCCCGCCCCCGCTCCCGCATCGCCTCCGCGGCCGCCGACGTCAGCCGCAGCACCGCCTCGCAGTGCACCTTGAGCATCTTCAGCTCGTCGGCCATGGAGACGTCGAGATAACGGCCCTTGTTGCCGAAGCCCGCGTTGTTGACCAGGAGGTCGACGGGGGACCTGCGGTCGGCGAGACGGGCGACGACCGCCTCGATGCCGGGGTCCGTGGCGAGGTCGGCGGTGAGGACCTCCGCCTCGATGCCGTGACGGTCGTGGAGCTCGGTCGCCTGCTCCTGGAGCCGCTTGGTGTCGCGGGCCACCAGCACCAGGTTGTGCCCGTCAGCCGCCAGCCGCCGCGCGAACGCGGCACCGATGCCCGCGGTCGATCCCGTAATCAATGCCGTTGTCATGGCGCAAGGTTAGTGACCCGGACCAGGTGCGTCCGACTGGTCCACAGGGCCTCCGGACCGGTGCGGACGCGCGGGCCGAGGACCGGTCACGCGCTGTGCTTCGCCACGTACTCGCGCGCCGACCTCAGCAGCTCCGGATGGAGTGCCCCGCCCGCCGCCAGCAGCCGTGGCTGGAGCGGCCGTTCGGTGGTCATCGCCCGGAACACCAGGGCGACCGTCACCTCGTGGTCCGGCCGGCGCACGATCTCGACCGGGTCCCCGGCACGGATCTCACCGGGCTCGATCACCCGCAGATACGCCCCGGGCGCGCCTCTCTGCGTGAACCGCTTCACCCACCTCCGCTCGTCCATGTGGCCCTGGAAGGTGCCGCACGGGATCCGCGCGCTGGTGACCTCCAGCACCACCTCGGATCCGATCAGCCAGCGTTCGCCGATCCGCGCGCCGGAGACGTCCACACCGAGGGTCGTGAGGTTCTCACCGAAGAAGCCGTTCGCCAGCTCACGCCCCAGCTCGCGCTCCCAGTCGTCCATGTCCTCGCGCGCCATCGCGTACACGGCCTGGTCGTCACCGCCGTGGTGCTGCTTCTTGCACACCGCGTCCCCGGCGAGCGCGCTGCCTCCGATGCCCTTGGGACCGGGCGCGGTCACCCGCACCGGCCCCTGCTCCGGCCGCTTGTCGATCCCGGTCAGGCCTTCCGGGTTGTCCGTGTACGGCACGGCCTTCGCACGGCCCAGATTCACCGACAAAAGCTTCATGGCGGCACGGTAGGCGATCGGTACCCAAAGGTGCTGTGCATTATTCGGCGATCTGCCAAAGAGACGCTTATCCTCGGAAGGTGATCGAAGCCCGTCATCTCCGTGTCCTGCGTGCCGTCGCCGCCACCGGCTCCTTCTCGGCCGCGGGTCGCGAACTGGGCTGCACCCAGCCCGCGGTGAGCCAGCAGATGAAGGCCCTGGAGGCGTCCGTCGGCACACCGTTGATCGTCCGCAGCGGGCGCGAGATGCGGCTGACGCAGGCGGGCGGGGCGCTGGTGCGGCACGCCGCCGGGATCCTGGCCGGACTCACGGCCGCCGAGGAGGAGGTCGCCGCCATCGCCGGGCTCCGGGCCGGCCGGGTCCGGCTGGTCTCCTTCCCCAGCGGCAGCTCCACCCTCGTCCCGACCGCCCTCGCCGCCCTGCGCGCCGCGCACCCCGGCACCCGGGTCTCCCTGGAGGAGGCCGAACCGCCGCACTCCGTCGGCCTGTTGCGGGAGGGCGACTGCGACCTCGCGCTCGCCTTCCGGTACGAGGGGGCCGCGGGCGGCGACGAGTGGGACGACCTCGTCGTACGGCCCCTGCTGACCGACCGGCTCGTCGCCCTCGTACCGGAGCGGCACCGGCTCGCGGGCGCGGGGTCCGTGGCCATCGGGGAGCTCGCCGGGGAGCCGTGGATCGCCGGATGCCCGCGCTGCCGAGGCCAGTTGGTCGAGGTGTGCGAGGGCGCCGGCTTCACGCCCCGCATCGACTTCGCGACCGACGACTATCCGGCGGTGGTCGGCCTGGTGGGCGCGGGCCTCGGCGTCGCCGTCCTGCCCCAGCTGGCGATCGAGTCCGTACGCCCCCGAGGTGTGCGCACGGTCGCGCTGGAACCGGCGGTCCGGCGGGAGATCGTCGCGCTCACCCTGCCCGACCTGGCGCAGGTGCCGGCGGTGGCGGCGACGCTGGAACAGCTCGCGGTCGCCGCGGGCCGGAAGTAGCGGGACCGGAAGCGGAAGAAAGGGCACGCGGTCGCGTGCCCTTTCTGGAGAAACGTTCCTTCAGTTGTTCGATACGCCGCTCCCGACGGATGCCGCGGACACCAACCGGTGCCGGGCCCGTCCCATGAGCTCCTCGCGCTCGTCCTCGGTCAGCCCGCCCCAGACGCCGTACGGCTCTCTCACCGCCAGCGCGTGCGCCGCGCACTGCGCGCGCACCGGGCATCTCATGCAGACCTCCTTGGCCGAGTTCTCGCGAGCGCTTCGAGCCGCACCGCGCTCGCCCTCCGGGTGAAAGAAGAGCGAGCTGTCCACGCCGCGACAGGCAGCCAGGAGCTGCCAGTCCCACAGGTCCGCGTTCGGTCCGGGAAGGCGGGAGAAATCTGCCATTGCGTGACCCCTTGTAACCGATCTGGGAGGTTGTCGAACTGTGCGGTGTCCATGACCGTACGTCTACGATCTAAGGAGATGAAAATATGACTCATTGCGAATCTAGCCTCAGACACCAGGAAATGGGAAGAAAAGGGTCTGAATGGGGCATGGGTTGTGATGAAACGTTGTGGGTCCGCTGTACATGTCTGCACCGTGTCCGAGCCCTCACGTAGAGTGCCGAAGACAGTGCACAGCCCCGTAACTCTTTCGGGTGACCGTCGTTGAGAGTGCGGAAGCGGTTGAAGGCAACAAGTGCTCGGGCAGGCGTCCGAGACGTTCGACCGCACAGGTGACGATTTCGTACCAGCCTGGAGGCTCAAGGTGACGTGCATCAGCTGCGGAGGACGGCCATGACATCCGTCCTCGTCTGCGACGACTCCCCGCTTGCCCGAGAGGCGCTCCGCCGCGCGGTCGCGACCGTGCCCGGCGTCGAGCGCGTGACGACCGCGGCCAACGGCGAGGAAGTCCTCCGCCGCTGGGGTGCGGACCGTTCGGACCTGATTCTGATGGACGTACGCATGCCCGGTCTGGGCGGCGTCGAGACCGTGCGCCGGCTGCTGTCCGCCGACCCAGGTGCGCGCATCATCATGCTCACCGTCGCGGAGGACCTGGACGGCGTGGCGCTCGCGGTCGCCGCCGGTGCGCGCGGCTATCTGCACAAGGACGCGTCGCGTGCGGAATTGCGGGCGACCGTGACGCAGGCGCTCGCCGACCCGACCTGGCGGCTGGCTCCGCGTCGACTGCGGTCCGCCGAGATGGGCGCGGCACCGACGCTCACAGCGCGTGAGATCCAGGTACTCGAAGGAATGAGTCACGGCCGGTCCAACGCGGAGATCGGGCGTGAGCTCTTCCTCTCCGAGGACACCGTCAAGACGCACGCCCGCCGGCTGTTCAAGAAGCTCGGGGCCTCGGACCGGGCGCACGCCGTCGCACTCGGGTTCCGTTGGGGCCTGGTGCGCTGAGCATTTCGGCGCCCGAGGTCGTAGTAAGACTGCGGGTTGTTCGTGGCTGGTCGCGCGGTTCCCCGCGCCTCTGTCGGGGCGCGGTTGCGAGGTCCGTCAAGTGACTCCGTCGGTGCCCGCTCCTTGTTTCGGCGCGGATGCCGCATCCTTGAGATGTGGAGTCTCTCGGGGACGATTCGATCGAGCGGAAGGGGAGGGCGCAGGAGATGAGTTCCGGCGCACCTGCTCATAACGCTTCGGTGCACAACGACCAGCGCGATGCCACGGATCCTTCGACGCCGGGGCACCATGGACCGATGCGTGACGACGAGGCTGCTCATCCCCATGGGGCGATCGGTGCGCTCGTCCACAGTGCCGTGGAAGGGGACGAGCAGGCCACGCACGACCTGCTCGCCCATGTCCACCCACTGGCCCTGCGCTACTGCCGCACCCGGCTGTCCCGTCTCCCGGGCGATGCCCGGCACTTCGTGGAGGACCTCGCGCAGGAGGTCTGCGTAGCCGTCCTCCTGGCCCTGCCCCGCTACCGGGACACCGGGCGCCCCTTCGAGGCGTTCGTCTTCGCCATCGCCGCGCACAAGGTCGCCGACCTGCAGCGCGCCGCGATGCGGCACCCCGGTTCCACGGCCGTTCCCTCGGACGAGATGCCCGAGCGGCCCGACGACTCGCTCGGCCCCGAGGAGCGGGCCCTGCTGAGCAGCGACGCCGAATGGGCCAAGAAACTGATGGCCAACCTCCCCGAGAACCAGCGCGAGCT
This is a stretch of genomic DNA from Streptomyces sp. NBC_00285. It encodes these proteins:
- a CDS encoding MOSC domain-containing protein; this translates as MKLLSVNLGRAKAVPYTDNPEGLTGIDKRPEQGPVRVTAPGPKGIGGSALAGDAVCKKQHHGGDDQAVYAMAREDMDDWERELGRELANGFFGENLTTLGVDVSGARIGERWLIGSEVVLEVTSARIPCGTFQGHMDERRWVKRFTQRGAPGAYLRVIEPGEIRAGDPVEIVRRPDHEVTVALVFRAMTTERPLQPRLLAAGGALHPELLRSAREYVAKHSA
- a CDS encoding sigma-70 family RNA polymerase sigma factor, coding for MRDDEAAHPHGAIGALVHSAVEGDEQATHDLLAHVHPLALRYCRTRLSRLPGDARHFVEDLAQEVCVAVLLALPRYRDTGRPFEAFVFAIAAHKVADLQRAAMRHPGSTAVPSDEMPERPDDSLGPEERALLSSDAEWAKKLMANLPENQRELLLLRIAVGLTAEETGQMLGMSPGAVRVAQHRALSRLRALAEQ
- a CDS encoding response regulator transcription factor; amino-acid sequence: MTSVLVCDDSPLAREALRRAVATVPGVERVTTAANGEEVLRRWGADRSDLILMDVRMPGLGGVETVRRLLSADPGARIIMLTVAEDLDGVALAVAAGARGYLHKDASRAELRATVTQALADPTWRLAPRRLRSAEMGAAPTLTAREIQVLEGMSHGRSNAEIGRELFLSEDTVKTHARRLFKKLGASDRAHAVALGFRWGLVR
- the groL gene encoding chaperonin GroEL (60 kDa chaperone family; promotes refolding of misfolded polypeptides especially under stressful conditions; forms two stacked rings of heptamers to form a barrel-shaped 14mer; ends can be capped by GroES; misfolded proteins enter the barrel where they are refolded when GroES binds): MAKILKFDEDARRALERGVNKLADTVKVTIGPKGRNVVIDKKFGAPTITNDGVTIAREVELDDPYENLGAQLVKEVATKTNDIAGDGTTTATVLAQALVREGLKNVAAGASPALLKKGIDAAVAAISEELLATARPIDEKSDIAAVAGLSAQDSQVGELIAEAMDKVGKDGVITVEESNTFGLELDFTEGMAFDKGYLSPYMVSDQERMEAVLDDPYILINQGKISSIQDLLPLLEKVIQSGASKPLLIIAEDVDGEALSTLVVNKIRGTFNAVAVKAPGFGDRRKAMLQDLAVLTGATVISEEVGLKLDQVGLDVLGSARRVTVTKDDTTVVDGAGDSSEVTGRVAQIKAEIENTDSDWDREKLQERLAKLAGGVCVIKVGAATEVELKEKKHRLEDAISATRAAVEEGIVSGGGSALVHAAKVLEGGLGKTGDEATGVAVVRKAVVEPLRWIAENAGLEGYVITSKVAELDKGQGFNAATGEYGDLVKAGVIDPVKVTRSALENAASIASLLLTTETLVVEKKEEEEPAAGGHGHGHSH
- a CDS encoding WhiB family transcriptional regulator; this translates as MADFSRLPGPNADLWDWQLLAACRGVDSSLFFHPEGERGAARSARENSAKEVCMRCPVRAQCAAHALAVREPYGVWGGLTEDEREELMGRARHRLVSAASVGSGVSNN
- a CDS encoding ester cyclase translates to MTFVQLIECRTSRFDEMDRLMDTWVERTKGKRTATHAMVGKDRADASHFVEIVEFPSYEDAMRNSGLPETEKIFQDMVALCDAVPTFTDLDVVRDEQLNTVVAREFFERAGRGDTAELFERYDEDYLEHDPANPGDQGLAASREVYEGWRRAFEFTFRVDDQIAQDDRVCTRWTWAGKHTGEFAGIAGTRQNVTMTGTTWHRFRDGRICEGWWQYDRAGLMEQLGVLGG
- a CDS encoding SDR family NAD(P)-dependent oxidoreductase produces the protein MTTALITGSTAGIGAAFARRLAADGHNLVLVARDTKRLQEQATELHDRHGIEAEVLTADLATDPGIEAVVARLADRRSPVDLLVNNAGFGNKGRYLDVSMADELKMLKVHCEAVLRLTSAAAEAMRERGRGGVVNVASVAAFVPRGTYGASKAWVVQFTQGAAKDLAGSGVRLMALCPGFVRTEFHQRAGMGTDNIPGWMWLDADKLVAAALADLARGKSLSIPDPRYKALMGVVKLAPRGLLGGVTSRTGRKYGPQ
- a CDS encoding LysR family transcriptional regulator: MIEARHLRVLRAVAATGSFSAAGRELGCTQPAVSQQMKALEASVGTPLIVRSGREMRLTQAGGALVRHAAGILAGLTAAEEEVAAIAGLRAGRVRLVSFPSGSSTLVPTALAALRAAHPGTRVSLEEAEPPHSVGLLREGDCDLALAFRYEGAAGGDEWDDLVVRPLLTDRLVALVPERHRLAGAGSVAIGELAGEPWIAGCPRCRGQLVEVCEGAGFTPRIDFATDDYPAVVGLVGAGLGVAVLPQLAIESVRPRGVRTVALEPAVRREIVALTLPDLAQVPAVAATLEQLAVAAGRK